A part of Cottoperca gobio chromosome 4, fCotGob3.1, whole genome shotgun sequence genomic DNA contains:
- the cracd gene encoding capping protein inhibiting regulator of actin dynamics isoform X1, protein MFPKVLLQWCAAISSCAAEIERKRQGKFQPFRRLFGKKKKREVKGGLDGAELKASLSTGEVCNGVVSDDEESNQNLRELNPIGSRALSHDSIFIPEDPAPEPVLDHSMSQENVSDKVRNLQKQIAQGIKFGQRPPSLRKSEGDEGSSDEEEVPRSPLKVLAQVEVEPASTEPKQVQGAQQAGPHSTTPVKSPRSRRVLPPTGTIESINLDSVPQSVPRLDNTAAKHKLSVKPKNQRISRKHRRFTQDLQEVSIPGVVQEDLEAAGVSTDDQRRASVESQESFKKQRLHEEERQGTRKMRGLEEQRLKQQEEEEKRKRAAEELRLRELEEERCRKQQEEEEQRLREEAERRRREEEERVIRVEEERRRREEEERMRREMEEERRIQEERERRQREEEEEERRRLEEQRRKEEEEARRQQELEAKKKRKLRKEEEERKKKEKMEKLRLQEIEEKKEIESERMRKEEEEQRRAEELRWREMEERQRPFSFKVSSVEKQILFQKVNLTPVTPASSHQSGAVAEQRDSAKSSSSEGPESPNLPTSPYVPHTAILVTGAQLCGTAVNLDQIKDTACKSLLGLGEDRKAQGTPPTKSKTSPDRKSGKTKSLNESSLSPDQCVLAEWASIRSKIFKGVEEGKYDEYPEPSKNQPQPSSEDPPAFSHTNLRKTMSASAKFSITPAKKKFGDSNRNSEVFSADDKEAGEETTPSDSPTATSPAPTTKPQNRTSKTVRIVERGSEECMFAKDLPSFLVPSPGGRPEGAEMKCRAQSDTGVIESRDEEGEERGQDGDNDNPSPFGIKLRRTNFSLRFHSEQSTEKRKKRYSAGDSFDGVPSPLTPIEPDSDASSVFSDKSTSPSSPQTEGAAGKYLHASASPAVPRAKPGKSTSPTAHSESEKVLSKPPLYRRPTTSPKPSGAVPTPPPSPLPKEVHGPPSDAVIQRTGAAESSSQEQKNRSEEHSAVAQLHRSSQVQEEEPKEKRSFFPSINIPWREKTDRKTELIKKEKPSLQSRHSLDSAKVQEKETGPLWITLALQKQKGFREQQQSRDDRRSHREAKLAEKQSKDRDSVTLVSPTESRGSGSTSPSSKPQTPEEPKRPDSLLGRFERREHLKKANTLPSSVTVEIADSTPSPPAVKEVSKRFPSSDSPQVSTEPAWLALAKRKAKAWSDCPQIIK, encoded by the exons GGAGTTGAATCCCATCGGATCACGAGCCCTCTCACACGACAGCATCTTTATCCCAGAGGATCCGGCGCCCGAGCCCGTTCTAGATCACAGCATGTCCCAGGAAAACGTCTCGGATAAAGTTCGGAATCTGCAG AAGCAGATAGCACAAGGTATAAAGTTTGGCCAGAGGCCTCCTTCTCTGAGGAAAAGTGAAGGAGATGAGGGAAGTTCAGATGAGGAAGAGGTTCCCCGGAGTCCTCTGAAGGTTCTGGCCCAGGTAGAAGTCGAGCCAGCAAGCACAGAGCCAAAG CAGGTCCAGGGGGCTCAACAAGCCGGACCACACAGCACCACCCCAGTGAAGTCACCGAGGTCCAGACGAGTTCTTCCGCCCACTGGTACTATCGAGTCCATCAATCTGGATTCTGTTCCACAGTCTGTTCCTCGCTTAGACAACACCGCTGCCAAGCATAAACTGTCAGTCAAACCTAAAAACCAGAGGATTTCCCGCAAACACCGGCGGTTTACACAG GATCTCCAAGAGGTATCTATTCCTGGTGTGGTGCAAGAGGACCTCGAGGCGGCAGGTGTCTCCACAGACGACCAGCGCAGAGCATCTGTCGAGTCCCAAGAGAGCTTCAAGAAACAGAGACTCcatgaggaggagagacaggggacGAGGAAGATGAGGGGGCTGGAGGAACAGAGGCtcaagcagcaggaggaggaggagaagaggaagagagcagcagaggagctgaGGCTGCGTGAactagaggaggagaggtgtcgtaaacagcaggaggaggaagaacaaaGGCTTAGAGAAGAGgctgagagaaggaggagggaggaagaggagagagtgatCAGAGtggaagaggaaaggaggcgGCGAGAGGAGGAAGAGCGGATGcggagggagatggaggaggaaaggaggataCAAGAGGAACGGGAGCGCCGAcagcgggaggaggaggaggaggagaggagacgactggaggagcagaggaggaaagaggaggaggaagcgagGAGGCAGCAGGAGCTTGAGgccaagaagaagagaaagctaagaaaggaggaagaggaaagaaagaaaaaggaaaaaatggaGAAGCTGAGGTTGCAGGAgattgaagaaaagaaagaaatagaatcagagaggatgaggaaggaagaggaggagcagaggagggcCGAGGAGCTGCGCtggagggagatggaggagagacagaggcctTTCTCTTTCAAAGTTTCCTCTGTagaaaaacagattttgttCCAGAAGGTCAACCTGACGCCTGTTACGCCGGCCTCCAGCCACCAGAGCGGTGCTGTAGCTGAGCAAAGAGACAGCGCAAAGTCTTCCTCCTCTGAAGGACCAGAATCCCCCAACCTGCCAACGTCTCCATATGTCCCCCACACAGCCATCTTAGTGACGGGCGCACAGCTCTGTGGGACAGCCGTCAATTTAGACCAGATCAAAGACACCGCCTGCAAGTCTCTGCTGGGTTTGGGAGAGGATAGAAAGGCCCAGGGAACACCGCCGACCAAGAGCAAGACTTCACCGGACCGCAAGTCTGGCAAAACCAAATCCCTCAACGAGTCCTCGCTCTCTCCAGACCAGTGCGTCCTGGCAGAGTGGGCGAGCATCAGATCAAAGATATTCAAGGGGGTAGAGGAGGGGAAATACGACGAGTACCCAGAGCCAAGCAAGAACCAGCCTCAGCCCAGCAGTGAAGACCCGCCTGCGTTCTCCCACACGAACCTCAGGAAGACCATGTCTGCTAGCGCCAAGTTCTCCATCACCCCTGCGAAGAAGAAGTTTGGAGATTCAAACAGAAACTCTGAGGTGTTCAGTGCAGATGACAAGGAAGCGGGAGAGGAAACCACTCCGTCAGACAGCCCCACCGCAACCTCCCCAGCTCCAACCACTAAACCTCAGAACAGAACGAGTAAAACTGTCCGGATCGTAGAAAGAGGGTCAGAGGAATGTATGTTTGCCAAAGACCTCCCCTCTTTCCTGGTTCCCAGCCCTGGAGGCAGACCTGAGGGGGCAGAGATGAAGTGCAGGGCTCAGAGTGATACGGGGGTGATTGAAAGTAGagatgaggagggagaggagcgaggCCAGGACGGTGACAATGACAATCCCTCGCCTTTTGGCATAAAGCTGAGGAGGACCAACTTCTCCCTCCGCTTTCACAGCGAACAGTCCACTGAGAAAAGGAAGAAGCGATACAGTGCTGGGGACAGCTTTGACGGCGTCCCTTCACCTCTCACCCCCATTGAGCCCGACTCTGATGCTTCCTCTGTCTTTTCTGACAAATCCACAAGCCCATCATCGCCTCAGACAGAAGGCGCGGCCGGCAAGTACTTACATGCATCTGCCTCCCCCGCCGTCCCTCGGGCTAAACCGGGTAAGTCTACCAGCCCGACAGCACACAGCGAAAGTGAGAAAGTGCTTTCCAAGCCCCCGCTCTACCGAAGACCAACCACATCACCCAAACCTAGTGGAGCAGTTCCCACACCTCCCCCATCGCCGCTACCTAAAGAGGTCCACGGGCCTCCCAGCGATGCCGTGATCCAGAGGACGGGGGCCGCAGAGTCATCCAGCCAGGAGCAGAAGAACAGGAGTGAGGAACATTCAGCGGTGGCCCAGTTACACCGGAGCAGCCAGGTGCAAGAAGAGGAGCCGAAGGAGAAGAGATCCTTCTTCCCCTCCATCAACATCCCctggagagagaagacggaCAGGAAGACGGAGCTCATCAAGAAAG AAAAACCATCGCTACAGAGCAGGCACTCACTGGACAGTGCGAAGGTCCAGGAGAAGGAGACTGGGCCCTTGTGGATCACGCTGGCTCTGCAGAAGCAGAAAGGCTtcagggagcagcagcagagcagagacgaCCGCCGCAGCCACAGAGAGGCCAAACTGGCTGAGAAACAATCTAAAGATAGAGACAGT GTTACGCTGGTGAGCCCCACGGAGAGCAGGGGAAGCGGCAGCACCAGTCCTTCTTCTAAACCTCAGACACCGGAGGAGCCCAAGAGACCCGACAGCCTCCTGGGACGGTTTGAGCGTCGAGAACACCTGAAAAAAGCCAACACTTTACCTAGCTCTGTCACTG TTGAGATTGCAGACTCTACACCGTCGCCACCTGCTGTCAAGGAGGTGTCAAAGCGCTTCCCCTCCAGTGACTCTCCGCAGGTGTCCACAGAGCCGGCGTGGCTGGCCCTGGCCAAGCGAAAGGCCAAAGCCTGGAGCGACTGTCCTCAGATCATCAAATAA
- the cracd gene encoding capping protein inhibiting regulator of actin dynamics isoform X2 has protein sequence MSQENVSDKVRNLQKQIAQGIKFGQRPPSLRKSEGDEGSSDEEEVPRSPLKVLAQVEVEPASTEPKQVQGAQQAGPHSTTPVKSPRSRRVLPPTGTIESINLDSVPQSVPRLDNTAAKHKLSVKPKNQRISRKHRRFTQDLQEVSIPGVVQEDLEAAGVSTDDQRRASVESQESFKKQRLHEEERQGTRKMRGLEEQRLKQQEEEEKRKRAAEELRLRELEEERCRKQQEEEEQRLREEAERRRREEEERVIRVEEERRRREEEERMRREMEEERRIQEERERRQREEEEEERRRLEEQRRKEEEEARRQQELEAKKKRKLRKEEEERKKKEKMEKLRLQEIEEKKEIESERMRKEEEEQRRAEELRWREMEERQRPFSFKVSSVEKQILFQKVNLTPVTPASSHQSGAVAEQRDSAKSSSSEGPESPNLPTSPYVPHTAILVTGAQLCGTAVNLDQIKDTACKSLLGLGEDRKAQGTPPTKSKTSPDRKSGKTKSLNESSLSPDQCVLAEWASIRSKIFKGVEEGKYDEYPEPSKNQPQPSSEDPPAFSHTNLRKTMSASAKFSITPAKKKFGDSNRNSEVFSADDKEAGEETTPSDSPTATSPAPTTKPQNRTSKTVRIVERGSEECMFAKDLPSFLVPSPGGRPEGAEMKCRAQSDTGVIESRDEEGEERGQDGDNDNPSPFGIKLRRTNFSLRFHSEQSTEKRKKRYSAGDSFDGVPSPLTPIEPDSDASSVFSDKSTSPSSPQTEGAAGKYLHASASPAVPRAKPGKSTSPTAHSESEKVLSKPPLYRRPTTSPKPSGAVPTPPPSPLPKEVHGPPSDAVIQRTGAAESSSQEQKNRSEEHSAVAQLHRSSQVQEEEPKEKRSFFPSINIPWREKTDRKTELIKKEKPSLQSRHSLDSAKVQEKETGPLWITLALQKQKGFREQQQSRDDRRSHREAKLAEKQSKDRDSVTLVSPTESRGSGSTSPSSKPQTPEEPKRPDSLLGRFERREHLKKANTLPSSVTVEIADSTPSPPAVKEVSKRFPSSDSPQVSTEPAWLALAKRKAKAWSDCPQIIK, from the exons ATGTCCCAGGAAAACGTCTCGGATAAAGTTCGGAATCTGCAG AAGCAGATAGCACAAGGTATAAAGTTTGGCCAGAGGCCTCCTTCTCTGAGGAAAAGTGAAGGAGATGAGGGAAGTTCAGATGAGGAAGAGGTTCCCCGGAGTCCTCTGAAGGTTCTGGCCCAGGTAGAAGTCGAGCCAGCAAGCACAGAGCCAAAG CAGGTCCAGGGGGCTCAACAAGCCGGACCACACAGCACCACCCCAGTGAAGTCACCGAGGTCCAGACGAGTTCTTCCGCCCACTGGTACTATCGAGTCCATCAATCTGGATTCTGTTCCACAGTCTGTTCCTCGCTTAGACAACACCGCTGCCAAGCATAAACTGTCAGTCAAACCTAAAAACCAGAGGATTTCCCGCAAACACCGGCGGTTTACACAG GATCTCCAAGAGGTATCTATTCCTGGTGTGGTGCAAGAGGACCTCGAGGCGGCAGGTGTCTCCACAGACGACCAGCGCAGAGCATCTGTCGAGTCCCAAGAGAGCTTCAAGAAACAGAGACTCcatgaggaggagagacaggggacGAGGAAGATGAGGGGGCTGGAGGAACAGAGGCtcaagcagcaggaggaggaggagaagaggaagagagcagcagaggagctgaGGCTGCGTGAactagaggaggagaggtgtcgtaaacagcaggaggaggaagaacaaaGGCTTAGAGAAGAGgctgagagaaggaggagggaggaagaggagagagtgatCAGAGtggaagaggaaaggaggcgGCGAGAGGAGGAAGAGCGGATGcggagggagatggaggaggaaaggaggataCAAGAGGAACGGGAGCGCCGAcagcgggaggaggaggaggaggagaggagacgactggaggagcagaggaggaaagaggaggaggaagcgagGAGGCAGCAGGAGCTTGAGgccaagaagaagagaaagctaagaaaggaggaagaggaaagaaagaaaaaggaaaaaatggaGAAGCTGAGGTTGCAGGAgattgaagaaaagaaagaaatagaatcagagaggatgaggaaggaagaggaggagcagaggagggcCGAGGAGCTGCGCtggagggagatggaggagagacagaggcctTTCTCTTTCAAAGTTTCCTCTGTagaaaaacagattttgttCCAGAAGGTCAACCTGACGCCTGTTACGCCGGCCTCCAGCCACCAGAGCGGTGCTGTAGCTGAGCAAAGAGACAGCGCAAAGTCTTCCTCCTCTGAAGGACCAGAATCCCCCAACCTGCCAACGTCTCCATATGTCCCCCACACAGCCATCTTAGTGACGGGCGCACAGCTCTGTGGGACAGCCGTCAATTTAGACCAGATCAAAGACACCGCCTGCAAGTCTCTGCTGGGTTTGGGAGAGGATAGAAAGGCCCAGGGAACACCGCCGACCAAGAGCAAGACTTCACCGGACCGCAAGTCTGGCAAAACCAAATCCCTCAACGAGTCCTCGCTCTCTCCAGACCAGTGCGTCCTGGCAGAGTGGGCGAGCATCAGATCAAAGATATTCAAGGGGGTAGAGGAGGGGAAATACGACGAGTACCCAGAGCCAAGCAAGAACCAGCCTCAGCCCAGCAGTGAAGACCCGCCTGCGTTCTCCCACACGAACCTCAGGAAGACCATGTCTGCTAGCGCCAAGTTCTCCATCACCCCTGCGAAGAAGAAGTTTGGAGATTCAAACAGAAACTCTGAGGTGTTCAGTGCAGATGACAAGGAAGCGGGAGAGGAAACCACTCCGTCAGACAGCCCCACCGCAACCTCCCCAGCTCCAACCACTAAACCTCAGAACAGAACGAGTAAAACTGTCCGGATCGTAGAAAGAGGGTCAGAGGAATGTATGTTTGCCAAAGACCTCCCCTCTTTCCTGGTTCCCAGCCCTGGAGGCAGACCTGAGGGGGCAGAGATGAAGTGCAGGGCTCAGAGTGATACGGGGGTGATTGAAAGTAGagatgaggagggagaggagcgaggCCAGGACGGTGACAATGACAATCCCTCGCCTTTTGGCATAAAGCTGAGGAGGACCAACTTCTCCCTCCGCTTTCACAGCGAACAGTCCACTGAGAAAAGGAAGAAGCGATACAGTGCTGGGGACAGCTTTGACGGCGTCCCTTCACCTCTCACCCCCATTGAGCCCGACTCTGATGCTTCCTCTGTCTTTTCTGACAAATCCACAAGCCCATCATCGCCTCAGACAGAAGGCGCGGCCGGCAAGTACTTACATGCATCTGCCTCCCCCGCCGTCCCTCGGGCTAAACCGGGTAAGTCTACCAGCCCGACAGCACACAGCGAAAGTGAGAAAGTGCTTTCCAAGCCCCCGCTCTACCGAAGACCAACCACATCACCCAAACCTAGTGGAGCAGTTCCCACACCTCCCCCATCGCCGCTACCTAAAGAGGTCCACGGGCCTCCCAGCGATGCCGTGATCCAGAGGACGGGGGCCGCAGAGTCATCCAGCCAGGAGCAGAAGAACAGGAGTGAGGAACATTCAGCGGTGGCCCAGTTACACCGGAGCAGCCAGGTGCAAGAAGAGGAGCCGAAGGAGAAGAGATCCTTCTTCCCCTCCATCAACATCCCctggagagagaagacggaCAGGAAGACGGAGCTCATCAAGAAAG AAAAACCATCGCTACAGAGCAGGCACTCACTGGACAGTGCGAAGGTCCAGGAGAAGGAGACTGGGCCCTTGTGGATCACGCTGGCTCTGCAGAAGCAGAAAGGCTtcagggagcagcagcagagcagagacgaCCGCCGCAGCCACAGAGAGGCCAAACTGGCTGAGAAACAATCTAAAGATAGAGACAGT GTTACGCTGGTGAGCCCCACGGAGAGCAGGGGAAGCGGCAGCACCAGTCCTTCTTCTAAACCTCAGACACCGGAGGAGCCCAAGAGACCCGACAGCCTCCTGGGACGGTTTGAGCGTCGAGAACACCTGAAAAAAGCCAACACTTTACCTAGCTCTGTCACTG TTGAGATTGCAGACTCTACACCGTCGCCACCTGCTGTCAAGGAGGTGTCAAAGCGCTTCCCCTCCAGTGACTCTCCGCAGGTGTCCACAGAGCCGGCGTGGCTGGCCCTGGCCAAGCGAAAGGCCAAAGCCTGGAGCGACTGTCCTCAGATCATCAAATAA